In Sphingobacterium sp. SYP-B4668, the sequence ATGCGTATCGACCTTGGACTTGCTCCTGCCTTCGGTGCTGCCAATATGCACTTCGAACGTCTATTACCAGATGACCAAGTAGGCAAAAAAAGTTATTTGGACTATGTGAAAGAGCATGAAAGTACTTTTTTCAGTTTTTGGCTGGGTAATAATGACGTGTTGGGTTACGCGACCAAAGGGGCTGTGTACAATCCGGCCGATCCAAAAGATCGGATTAACATGTTGACAGACGTACCTACATTCACTTATGGCTACAACCAGTTTATAGAAGCATTGACAGCAAAGGGTGCCAAAGGTGTGGTGGCAACAATACCTGACGTAACTGCTATCCCTTATTTCACGACGGTAACCCGAGTGGCTTTATTAGCGGGGGCAAATGCCGCAGCTAAAGCTGCAAATCCCAATGCTCCTGAAATTACAGACATTTACATCCGGACAAAAACAACCGCAAGGGCTGCAACGGACAAAGACTATTTTGTGCTACCTTTTTCTTCAGCCGGACTTTTGGGCAAGCCCAATGACCTAGGTATACCCTATGGACTGCACCCTGGAAATCCTGTAGAGGATGTTTACGTCTTGGACGAGGCCGAAGCCAAACAAGTGGTAGACCGTGTCAACGAATTTAATGCTGTAATCAAATCCATCGCCTCAGCTAAAGGGTTGGCTATAGCAGATGTCAACGCATTCTTTACCTCAGTGAAGACCGGTATCAGTATCAATGGACTAGCAGTGAGTAATAAGTTTATCACTGGTAACGCCTTTTCTTTGGATGGAATACACCTCACCCCTATTGGCTATGGAATCGTCGCTAATGTTTTTATTGATGCCATCAATAAAACATATGGCTCTACAATACCGAAAGTAGATGTCTCGCAATATAGAGGAGTGAAAATGCCTAATTAGGCGACAATATATGGCTACGAAAAGGGCGGTTTCAAATTGAAATCGTCCTTTTTGTAGCCATACCAGTAAGAAAAAATGGAATCTTTGACAGATTACATACCTCTGGAATTGCTTTTAAAACGCAAATTCCCTAAATTGCACTTCAAGACAGTCACTCTTTGATTGTCTTTACAATAAGGAGAAAAAGAAATGAAAGTATCACTAAATCGTATAAATCAAGCGGTTCATTTTGAAGCAAACAGTGAGTTATCGAACGTAAAAGTGCATATCGATGGATCGAAAGAGATAGGTGGAGAAGGCAAAGGGGTTAGACCGATGGAGTTGGTGTTGATGGCACTGGGTTCCTGCAGTGTATTTGACTTGGTTAGTATCTTGAATAAACAACGTCAGGAGATTGCAGACATTCACGTAGATGTGGAAGGCAAGCGTCGAGAAGAGATTCCGAACATCTTTACCGATATTCACATCAGCTTCACGTTGAAAGGGCAGATTGATGAAATTAAAGCACAAAAAGCAGCAGAATTAGCTGTCAAAAAATATTGCTCGGTACATGACATGTTAGCGGCAGGGGGTGTCAACATCACCTATAGCCTTAAGATAAATTAGTCACAAAAGACTCGAAAACCTTTGGTTTTCGAGTCTTTTAGTATTTATTCTCTTTTCTTCCAGATACGCTCTGCCCATAGCCCGACAAACCAAAATGAGACGGCAAGGATGAGGAAGAAAATCGTTCTATTGATATTATCCCATAAATATTCCACAAAGCGAGTGTAAAGGTTCAAAATAAAAAATACAAACCCTATTTCACGCGTGATATTATCTTTTGCCTTAAGTCCATATAGAATCAACCCGGCTGACACTACCGTCGATAGCAATCCCCAATAGAAAATATGGAATTGACGAACACGAGTCCACTCTTCGAAGTCACTGTAATTGCCAAAAATAGAAAGGCACCATAGTGCAATCATAGTATACAGTAAGCCTACGATATAGGAAGTGGATTGAAAAGGTTGTAATTTTTTCAGTTTAGGTTGAGCCAGTAGCGCAAAGAGGGTCACCAACACCCCAAAAATAGTGAATCGTAAGGGATAATTCATACCCCAGAATTTGAAGCCCCAGTCGCTATGATAAGCTGTTTCGGTAGCAAACCAAACGC encodes:
- a CDS encoding SGNH/GDSL hydrolase family protein, with amino-acid sequence MKRNKLYIGLALLLLGVASCKPEINDFTPSSGGKADFSKYIAVGNSLTSGFADGGLYREGQQVAFTNLMAEQFKQVGGGEFKSPLFPEDKANGTGYLRLKALVNGQPVIEQVTENTAYRAPGLLVKYLDPIQNLGVPGMRIDLGLAPAFGAANMHFERLLPDDQVGKKSYLDYVKEHESTFFSFWLGNNDVLGYATKGAVYNPADPKDRINMLTDVPTFTYGYNQFIEALTAKGAKGVVATIPDVTAIPYFTTVTRVALLAGANAAAKAANPNAPEITDIYIRTKTTARAATDKDYFVLPFSSAGLLGKPNDLGIPYGLHPGNPVEDVYVLDEAEAKQVVDRVNEFNAVIKSIASAKGLAIADVNAFFTSVKTGISINGLAVSNKFITGNAFSLDGIHLTPIGYGIVANVFIDAINKTYGSTIPKVDVSQYRGVKMPN
- a CDS encoding OsmC family protein — protein: MKVSLNRINQAVHFEANSELSNVKVHIDGSKEIGGEGKGVRPMELVLMALGSCSVFDLVSILNKQRQEIADIHVDVEGKRREEIPNIFTDIHISFTLKGQIDEIKAQKAAELAVKKYCSVHDMLAAGGVNITYSLKIN